In the genome of Mesosutterella faecium, the window CCCCGCCTTGAGCAGCTCCACGAGCGGCGTCTCCTCGGGATCGTGGAACACGACCCGGTTGTCCCAGAACTCGCGGCCGCGGTTCATGTCGATCTTGTCGGCCGAAGTCATGCGTGAGAGCGTCCAGCGGATCGAGTCGACCGGCACGCCCTGCTCGATGAGCAGCGCGCGCGTCCAGGTGTTGCCGCTGTCCTGCCAGCCCGAAAGTCCGATTCGCTTCCCCTCGAGCTGCTTCAGCGTGGTAAGCGGCGAGTCCTCGAGCGTGAGAATGCAGCGGTTGCGGAAGCCGCGCATGATGAAAAAGGGAATGCCGATCAGATTGCGGTCATTGCCGGTGTTCCGTCGCATGGCATAGCGCGACAGGCTCATCTCGGCCGCCTCGCAGTCCGGGTCTTCCGCGACGTTGTCAATCAGAGACATGACGCGCGTGAGCTCCAGGTCGATCTGGTCGGACTTCACGTCCTTCAGAAGAATCGGAGTCCAGAAATCCCAGTCGCGGGTTTTCATGCGAATCTTTAAAGCCATTGCCTATCTCCAGTGATTATTCTGTCCAGACATGCATAAAGCATGCCAGGAGCTTCCCGCTTCTGCCGGCGGTCTTTGCGAGGCCTGCGGCTGCGCCCACAGCGCAGAAGGCGGGCAGAGAGCCAGGGCTTCACAGTATTTTTACGGTAAAAGTTACCGCTTTAAATTGTTCCTTTCAGCCATTATGCACCCTGGGCGGCGCATGGAGCGCCCCAAACCGGCTCTTCTAGGCTGTTTGCCCATTCCCCTCTTCTTGGGATGCTGCGCACCAATACCGGCTGCCGGCCGCCCGCATGCGTCAAACGAGTGCAGAAAAAGCAGCACCTGCCCGTTTATGGTGCACGCATCTTCCTTTTCCCGTTTTTTAAGCCTGCGCCCCGGGAGGCCCCGCGCCGCTCCCTTGAAAAAACGCTCTTCCGCCCCCATGTAAACACTTATCTCATGAAGACGCTCGGGCGTCTTCCGCTTCAAAGAAAGGACATCGATTCATGACTGCACAGGTTCACGGTTTTCAGACTGAAGTCACCAAGCTGCTGAAGCTGCTCGCCAATTCGCTTTACTCCAACAAGGAAGTCTTCCTGCGGGAGCTGATCTCGAACGCCTCGGACGCCGTCGACAAGCTGCGCTTTCTTTCCATCACGCACCCGGAGCTCACAAAGGACGACCCCAGTTTCTGGATCCGGGTCCGGGCCGATGAAAAGGCAGGCACTCTCACGATCTCCGACAACGGCATCGGCATGACGCTTGCCGAAGCGAACGAGCATCTCGGGACGATCGCGAAGTCGGGCACCGAGGAGTTCTTCAAGAATCTTTCGAAGGACCAGGCCAAGGCCTCGCAGCTCATCGGCCAGTTCGGCGTGGGCTTCTACAGCGCCTTCATCGTGGCCGACCGCGTCACGGTGCTCTCGCGTGCGGCTGGCTCAAAGCCCGAAGAGGGCGTGCGCTGGAGCTCGGACGGCAGCGGCACCTATGAGTCCGAGAACATCACCCGCGAGCAGCGCGGCACCGACGTCGTGCTGCACCTGAAGGACTCGGAAAAGGAGTTCCTGAACGAATGGACGCTGCGCGAGACGATCACGCGCTACTCCGACCACATCTCCACGCCGGTGCTGCTCTGGTGCGAAAAGCACGAGCCGGCCTCGGAAAAGGACGGGGAAAAGAAGGAAGACAAGCCCGTCTGGGGCTGGGAGCAGGTGAACGATGCGAAGGCGCTCTGGACCCTCGCCCCCAAGGACGTGAAGGACGAGCAGTACATCGCCTTCTACAAGCATCTCACGCATGACTACGGCGATCCCCTCACCTGGGCGCACAACCGGGTCGAGGGAGACCTCGAATACATTTCTCTGCTCTACATCCCGAAGGAAGCGCCCTGGGACCTGTATTCGCGCGATGAAAAGCACGGCCTCAAGCTCTACGTCCAGCGCGTCTTCATCATGGACAACAGCGAGGAGTTCCTGCCGAACTACCTGCGCTTTGTGAAGGGCCTGGTGGACACCACGGCGCTCGACCTCAACGTCTCGCGCGAGCTGCTGCAAAAGAGCCCCGTCACGAGGAAGCTGAAGCGCGCCCTCACGAAGCGGGCCCTGTCGATGATTGAGAAGCTCGCCGCCGACAAGGACAAGTATCAGATCTTCTGGAGCCAGTACGGCCGCGTCATGAAGGAGGGCCCGATCGAGGATCCCTCGGACCGCGAGCAGGTGATGAAGCTGCTGCGCTTCGCCTCCACGAAGTCCGGGACTGCGGCCCAGACGGTGAGCCTCGAGAACTACATCGCCCGGATGCCTGAAAAGCAGAAGAACATCTATTACCTCACCGCGGGCAGCTACGAGGCGGCGGCCAACTCCCCGTACCTCGAGACGCTCCGGAAGAAGGGGATCGAAGTGCTGCTGCTCACCGACCGCGTCGACGAGTGGCTGATGGGCAACGTGCGCGACTTTGAAGGCCACAGCTTCGTGCCCGCCACGGCCTCTGACCTGCAGCTGGGAGACCTGGCCGACAAGGACGACCAGAAGAAGAAGGACGAGGCCGAAAAGGACAACAAGGGCGTCGTGGAGCGCCTGAAGAAGGCCCTCGAGGGGAAGGTGACCAACGTGCGGATTTCAACCCGGCTCGTGGACTCCCCCTCCTGCATCGTGGGCGAGCAGGATCAGATGCTCACGCCGCAGATGCGCCGCATGCTTGAGGCCGCGGGCCAGAGCGTTCCGGAGGAGAAGTTCACCCTCGAAATCAACCCCGAGCACCCGCTGATCCGCCAGGCCGCGGCCGAAACCGACGAGGCTCGCTTCGGCAAATGGGCTGACTTCATCTACGGGCAGGCGCTGCTCGCCGACCAGGGGTCCCTGAAGGACCCGAGCTCGTTCGTGAAGATCATGAACGAGCTGATTCTGAAGAAGTAACCGCCCGCCCTGAAAGGGGGCGGCCCCCGCCAAAAGCCGGAGCCCGGGGATTCACATCCCCGGGCTCCGTTTTTTCGTCCCTTCTATTCCAGTTCCCCGCTATTCGATCATCGGGGGAATATGAGTTTCGGTGCGGATGAGCAGAATCGGCACGTTGCCCTGGGCGGCCACGTGCGTGGCCACGGAGCCCATGACCGCCGACTTGAAGTTGCCGTAGCCGTGAGAGCCCATGACGATGAGGTCGAGCCGGTTCTCCTCGGCGTAGTCCGCGATCTGGTCGGCGGGATCTCCCGTGAGGCACACTTCCTTCACCTTGAGGCCGGCGGCCTTGAAGATCGGGCGGACCGTCTTCATCGAGTCGACAAAGTCCTCGTACTGGATGAGCTTCATGTCCTTTTTCGTAAGCTTCTCGTTTGAAACCGCGGCGACGACCGAGTAGTACTCCTTGTCGAGCGTGGTGACGACATTGATCGCGTGGAACTTCGCGCCCTGTCCGAAAAGCTCGAGATGACCGACCACGTAGCGGGCCGCGGCCTGGCCGTACTCCGAACCGTCCACGGCGATCGCCACGCGGAGCGCGTCCTTGCGCGGCTCCTCCTTGCCCCTCACGATGAGAACGGGGGTGCGTGTGCGCGCGAGGACTTCCGTGGTCACCGAGCCGAGGATCAGGCCGGCGAAAGCCGAAAGGCCGCGCGAGCCCATCAGGATGAGGTCCGGCTTCTCGCGGGCGACGGCCTCGGCGATCTGCTCGGCGGGGTCCCCCACAGCCTTTTGCTCGGTGAAGTCGACGCCCTCGGCCCGCAGCACCCGGCGCGCCGGGGCAAGCGCGCGCTCGGCCTCGGCGTCGTAGTATGCCTGCTCGTCGCCCCTCACCAGAAGCCTGCGGATGGCCGACAGGGGTTGCTGAACAGTAAGGAGGACAAGCTGCGGGTGGGCCCCGCGCAGAGAGGTGCGCGATACAAAGAACTCAACGGCGTTGGTGCTGCAGGCGCTGCCGTCGGTGGGAAGGAGAATTTTCATATCAGCTTCTTAAGGGAAACTCAAAGCCGCTGGCACTTTCCCGCTTCTGGAAAATAGCCGGCGGGGCGGCTCTATTTTATCTTTTTCCCGAGTTTATCAGCTTAAAAATGAATAAACCCTTGTATTGCAAGGGCTTATTCATTAATTATTTTTCATCTCTGGTAGTACAACTTTTCGGTCGGGCAATGTCTTTGAGCCGCAGCTTCTTGCATAGTGACTGTGCCGTCTCATAGTGGCAGGGCGGCTCCAGGCTGAATGCCCTGAGGATCGAGTCAAAGCGGCCCTCCTTTGGATAAAGCCTCAGGTACAGGGGCATTTGGGGATTGCCGTCATCGAGGGCAACTTCGGCACCGCGCAGCGCCGCGTTGATTTCGTCACAGGTGATGTCCCTGATCTTCTGTTTGAGGACATGCTGCATGTACTTTTCGATCACGAGGCTGATGAAGCAACTCGCAAAATGTCCTCTGACATGACTGTCTGTCCAGACAAAGCAGGGGCGGGCTTCGAGCGTGGTCTTGCTTACCCAGAAGCAATCCTCGATGCGCCAGAGATTGCGGTAAATCTTCATGATGTCCTGAGAGGACTTCGTCTTCAGATTCGTGCAGACGGCGTAATAGCCGGCCCACCGCCTCGCCTCTTCGATTTTCTTCATATCCAGTGACGGCTCGCCTTCGCCTTTCGGCACCTTGATCAAAGACCTGTATCCGCGGCTGGAGGTCAGCGATCCCCTGCTGCGCAGGGCTTTTTTCGCCTTCTCAACGGCACGGTCGATGTCGCTATTGTCCTTGTTGGCCCGGGACTGCGAATGCGAGACGATCCAGCGGACATCCAGAGAATCCACTTTCTTCGACGACTGATACTTGCGCCCTGTGGTTTTGCTGATTTTGGTTACGAAAACCGTCTTTGACAGATCCATTGTCTTGTAGCGGCAGACAATCTCGTCGCCGTCCATGACGGTCTCATCCCAATTTCCGTCGTCAAGGATCTGTTTGCGCAGCTCCTTCGTGCTGTTCTTAACCTTCTGCGCGAGGACAAAGTCGCAGCCGATGTCCTTGAGCCCGAGCAGGTTCTCGTTTGAATTGAGCCCCCTGTCGGCAACGACAATGAGCGTCTGCAGGTCATAAGCCGTTTTGATCCGCCTGATCATGGGGAGCATCGTGCCGAACTCTGAGGTGCTGCCGGGGAAAAGCTCGTAATCAATGGGGATGCCGAACGCATCCATCACGAGTCCGAGAACTACCTGGACCTCGTTGACCTTGTGGTCCTTGCTCAGCCCGAACTGGCGCAGCTCGCCTTCTTTCCGGCTCTCAAAGGCATATGTCGTCACGTCATAAAAGGCGGCTGAGACCGTGCGGTTCAGCCTGCTGCTGATCTCGCGGTTAAGGTGTTTGACAATCGCTTCCTTGTCCTCCGCAAGCCGGTCGAGCACCCGGTACACGACATTGTTGTCTGCGATGCCGTCGAACGGCACGATGCTTGAGCCGCGCTCCTCGAAGGCTTTTTTCTTGCTGCCCGGACTGACGATCCTTTGCGAGCACAGCAGGAACGCTGCCTTGTCGTACGAATACTCGATTTTGCGCTTGCTCTGCAGATAGCGGAACACCTGCGGCAGATTCAGATCGTCCTTCCATACCTGCCGAATGACGGCAGCGCCGAGCTTCAGCCTTGCGGCGCACGAATAGTCAGCGCCTTTTTGGGACTGCTCGAGCTTGCGGATTCTTGTCTGGGCCGAGTTGTCTAGCTCCTCCAGCCTGGCCTTCCTGACCGCCTCGTTCTCGGCTGCCACGCGGGCACGCAGGTTCTTGAGATAGTCGGGATCTTCTTGCTCAAGGACGTCGAGGTTGCCGTGATTCTCCAAGAGCCGCGACCGGGGCTTGCCGTCCGCATTGCGGTAGCTCTCGACAACGCGGACGTACTTGCGCCCCTGGGTCGTGACGATGGCAACGTGTTTGGACATGGAGAGCTCCCGGTAACTGACTCTGGATACCAGCATTATACCACCAATGGACTACATTGTAACTACGTAGAGTGTAAAATTTTTGCCCCGCCGACCCAATGCCGACGGGGCTTTACTCAATTTTTAGCTGAAAAAGACGGGAGAGGTGCGCGATACAAAGAACTCAACGGCGTTGGTGCTGCAGGCGCTGCCGTCGGTGGGAAGGAGAATTTTCATATCAGCTTCTTAAGGGAAACTCAAAGCCGCTGGCACTTTCCCGCTTCTGGAAAATAGCCGGCGGGGCGGCTCTATTTTATCTTTTTCAGAGGGCTGACTCCGGGGCCCCTCGCCGCCTGCGCCGCCCGGCTCCCCAAAGCGCATACAAAAACCGCCGCTGTCCCCTGAAGGACAAACGGCGGTCTGAAGAAACCTCTGACTTAAGCAGAGATTACTTGGCAGCGGCGGCAGAAGCAGCCGGAGCGGCTTCCTCAGCCATCTTGGCAGCCTTCTTGGCAGCCTTCTTCGGGGCCTTCTTGGCAGCCTTGGCCTTCGGGGCGGCCTTCTTGGTGGCCTTCTTCACAGCCTTCTTGGCAGCGGGAGCGGGAGCAGCAGCGGCCGGAGAAGCGGCAGCGTCAGCAGCAGCGGAAGCAGCGGCAGAGGGAGCCGGAGCGGCGAAAGCAGCGCCAGCGGCGAGAATGGAAGCAAGAACGAGAACCTTCTTGAACATTTTGAATCACTCCAAATATTTTGTAATCTGTGTGGTCTCCAGCCTCTTCTTATATTCGGGCTGTCCACGGAGCGAATATTAGGCTTGCGGCCTGACCTCAGCTTGAGAACAAACACTAAGCCCCATACCGCAAACAGGCGAGCTCCGGCAGGCGCTGCGGGCGCCGTAAAGCGCCGCCCCGAAGGGGGAATGGACAGTCCGAAAAGGAAAAAAGTTCTCTGCGAGCTCACCTCCCCCTCGGAGGCGGCAGGCTTTGCCGCCCGGAGATAAGGCCTGCGCCGCAGCCGCCGGTCCGCTGAACGCTTCACGCAGGCCGCGCGCCACACGTAGCGGCGCCTTGCGCGGGAGCAGTCCCCGTGATAGAAAGGCTCTTCAGCACCGGGAGAAACCAGAGTCATGAGTTCCAAAAAAGAAAAGCTCAGCTGGGCAGATTTCAAGAAAGCGTGGTCTGAAAAAGCCATCGTCGTCTCGGTCGACCCCTACCAGGCCATGAAGGCCTGGAAAGACGGCCTCATCCACACCTCCGCCCAGGCCGTCTGGTGCCTGGGGGCGCTGTGCGTCCCCGCGGGCTGCCTTCTCACCTTTTTCTACGGCTGGTGGTGGGTCCTCGCGGGGCTGGCGGCCTTCCTCGCGCTGCACCTGTGGTCCCAGCACCTGCGCTCCAGCGCACTCACCCGCGCGATCCTCGAAGACGAGCGGCTCTACAGAATCGCGGTGGACAGCGGCTGGGTGCAGATCAGCCGCCTTCGCTCCTGAGGCTCGGGGCCATGGGGGCGGGAGCCGTCAGGAAAGCGGCCGCTGCGGCGATCTCGGCGCTCGCGCTCGCCTGCGCCCAGGCTTCGGGCGCGCCGGAGGGCGCCCCCGCAAAGACGATTACGATCGGGCTGGTGGACACCTTTTCGCCCGACTTCTACGTCCACACCTACTCGCCCACGCTCGACTACCTGGCTCAGGCTCTTCCGCGCTACCGGTTCCGCTACACCGAGATCGACTACAGGGATGTCCCCGGGGAGATCGCGCGCAAGAAGCCCGACTTCATCGTCTCGACGGCCTCCACCTACGTCACGCTGCTCGACAGCCCCGGCGCCCACCAGATCGCCACGCGGCGGCCCGCGGGGTCCGTCGACGCGGCCCACACCCTCGCCTCGGCCTTCGTCGTCCCGTCCGCCAGCCCCATCAGGTCCGTGGCCGGCCTGCGCGGCCGCTCGGTCGCGATCGCCGATTCCAGAAGCTTTGACGGGTGGCTCATCGCCCAGGGCGAAATCGCCCGGCTCAATTACGACCCGAACCGCTTTTTCTCCTCGGTGACGGAGACGCACTACGGCATTCCGGGAGTGGCCGAGCTTGTGACGCTCGGCGCGGCCGACGCCGGTGTGCTTTCGACCTGCGAGTACGAAAAGCTGATCGAGAGCGGGCAGCTGCGCGAGGGCGAGCTCAGGATACTCGACGAGCGCGGGAAGCAACAGGGGGAAAGCTGCGTGAGAAGCACAGAACGGTACCCCGACGCCGTGATCTCCTCCCTGCCCTGGTGCCCCGCGGAAACGGTGAGCGACTTCACGATCGCGCTGCTGTCGATGCCGGCCAAAGGCCGGGACTTCCGCTGGGTGGTCGAAAGCAACTTCCAGCCGACCTGGGAGCTCATCAAGGCGCTCGGGCTCGGCCCCTTCAGCCACATGAAGGACATGAGCCCGCAGGCGCTGTGGCGCCGCTACCACACGGAAATGCTCCTGGGAGCCGCGCTGCTGCTGGCCGTGATCTTCCACCTGGTGTCGGTCAACCTGCTCGTGCGCCGCCGCACGAGGCAGCTCTCGCTTGCGGTGAAGGCGACCGAAAAGCTGCACGACGAGGCCCAGAAGACCCACATGAAGCTCGCGAGGCTCGAGCGCGAGAGCATCGTCTCGCAGCTCTCCTCGATGTTCGCCCACGAGATCAAGCAGCCGATCATGAACATCTCGCTTTATGCCGGGGCGCTGCGGCTGTACCTGAAGAAAAAGGGAGAGCTCTCGGAGAAGGCCCTCGACCTGCTCGAATCCCTTGAAAGCGAGGTGGAGCGCTCCTCGGAAATCGTCGAGCACGTCCGCTCCTACGCGAAAAAGCGCGAGGCGAGGCCCCAGGCTTCAGACCTGAGGACGATCACCGAGGCGGCGCTGCGCACGTTTTCCAGTCTTCCGGAGTTTGTGCGCTGCGACGACCTGCCTTCGGCCCCCGTCTGGGTGGATCCCTTCGAGATCCAGTTCATCGTCGCCAATTTCGTCAAAAACGCGCTGAGCGCCGTCCAGACGGTGAAAAAACC includes:
- a CDS encoding IS1634 family transposase; the protein is MSKHVAIVTTQGRKYVRVVESYRNADGKPRSRLLENHGNLDVLEQEDPDYLKNLRARVAAENEAVRKARLEELDNSAQTRIRKLEQSQKGADYSCAARLKLGAAVIRQVWKDDLNLPQVFRYLQSKRKIEYSYDKAAFLLCSQRIVSPGSKKKAFEERGSSIVPFDGIADNNVVYRVLDRLAEDKEAIVKHLNREISSRLNRTVSAAFYDVTTYAFESRKEGELRQFGLSKDHKVNEVQVVLGLVMDAFGIPIDYELFPGSTSEFGTMLPMIRRIKTAYDLQTLIVVADRGLNSNENLLGLKDIGCDFVLAQKVKNSTKELRKQILDDGNWDETVMDGDEIVCRYKTMDLSKTVFVTKISKTTGRKYQSSKKVDSLDVRWIVSHSQSRANKDNSDIDRAVEKAKKALRSRGSLTSSRGYRSLIKVPKGEGEPSLDMKKIEEARRWAGYYAVCTNLKTKSSQDIMKIYRNLWRIEDCFWVSKTTLEARPCFVWTDSHVRGHFASCFISLVIEKYMQHVLKQKIRDITCDEINAALRGAEVALDDGNPQMPLYLRLYPKEGRFDSILRAFSLEPPCHYETAQSLCKKLRLKDIARPKSCTTRDEK
- a CDS encoding nitrate ABC transporter substrate-binding protein, which codes for MALKIRMKTRDWDFWTPILLKDVKSDQIDLELTRVMSLIDNVAEDPDCEAAEMSLSRYAMRRNTGNDRNLIGIPFFIMRGFRNRCILTLEDSPLTTLKQLEGKRIGLSGWQDSGNTWTRALLIEQGVPVDSIRWTLSRMTSADKIDMNRGREFWDNRVVFHDPEETPLVELLKAGKIDAIFQAFMPAGFYEKGYGLRQLQPDFVEQEKAWYGRWGFVPGIHILAMKKDFVDAHPEAPGQLAELLRRSQDMWLAKRRKYFESTPWLIASLLEMARALPKDWDPVGLEPNREMLNEFARQQYLQKLTGELRDADFLFPYKTL
- a CDS encoding universal stress protein produces the protein MKILLPTDGSACSTNAVEFFVSRTSLRGAHPQLVLLTVQQPLSAIRRLLVRGDEQAYYDAEAERALAPARRVLRAEGVDFTEQKAVGDPAEQIAEAVAREKPDLILMGSRGLSAFAGLILGSVTTEVLARTRTPVLIVRGKEEPRKDALRVAIAVDGSEYGQAAARYVVGHLELFGQGAKFHAINVVTTLDKEYYSVVAAVSNEKLTKKDMKLIQYEDFVDSMKTVRPIFKAAGLKVKEVCLTGDPADQIADYAEENRLDLIVMGSHGYGNFKSAVMGSVATHVAAQGNVPILLIRTETHIPPMIE
- the htpG gene encoding molecular chaperone HtpG; translated protein: MTAQVHGFQTEVTKLLKLLANSLYSNKEVFLRELISNASDAVDKLRFLSITHPELTKDDPSFWIRVRADEKAGTLTISDNGIGMTLAEANEHLGTIAKSGTEEFFKNLSKDQAKASQLIGQFGVGFYSAFIVADRVTVLSRAAGSKPEEGVRWSSDGSGTYESENITREQRGTDVVLHLKDSEKEFLNEWTLRETITRYSDHISTPVLLWCEKHEPASEKDGEKKEDKPVWGWEQVNDAKALWTLAPKDVKDEQYIAFYKHLTHDYGDPLTWAHNRVEGDLEYISLLYIPKEAPWDLYSRDEKHGLKLYVQRVFIMDNSEEFLPNYLRFVKGLVDTTALDLNVSRELLQKSPVTRKLKRALTKRALSMIEKLAADKDKYQIFWSQYGRVMKEGPIEDPSDREQVMKLLRFASTKSGTAAQTVSLENYIARMPEKQKNIYYLTAGSYEAAANSPYLETLRKKGIEVLLLTDRVDEWLMGNVRDFEGHSFVPATASDLQLGDLADKDDQKKKDEAEKDNKGVVERLKKALEGKVTNVRISTRLVDSPSCIVGEQDQMLTPQMRRMLEAAGQSVPEEKFTLEINPEHPLIRQAAAETDEARFGKWADFIYGQALLADQGSLKDPSSFVKIMNELILKK
- a CDS encoding sensor histidine kinase, giving the protein MGAGAVRKAAAAAISALALACAQASGAPEGAPAKTITIGLVDTFSPDFYVHTYSPTLDYLAQALPRYRFRYTEIDYRDVPGEIARKKPDFIVSTASTYVTLLDSPGAHQIATRRPAGSVDAAHTLASAFVVPSASPIRSVAGLRGRSVAIADSRSFDGWLIAQGEIARLNYDPNRFFSSVTETHYGIPGVAELVTLGAADAGVLSTCEYEKLIESGQLREGELRILDERGKQQGESCVRSTERYPDAVISSLPWCPAETVSDFTIALLSMPAKGRDFRWVVESNFQPTWELIKALGLGPFSHMKDMSPQALWRRYHTEMLLGAALLLAVIFHLVSVNLLVRRRTRQLSLAVKATEKLHDEAQKTHMKLARLERESIVSQLSSMFAHEIKQPIMNISLYAGALRLYLKKKGELSEKALDLLESLESEVERSSEIVEHVRSYAKKREARPQASDLRTITEAALRTFSSLPEFVRCDDLPSAPVWVDPFEIQFIVANFVKNALSAVQTVKKPEVRISIRPEGRSWRLTVSDNGPAISDEVFENLGTAGTSSKKDGLGFGLAIAVAIAERNRGHLEFRKRPEGGLQAALILKRCDKEEIP